One genomic segment of Salinigranum rubrum includes these proteins:
- a CDS encoding succinylglutamate desuccinylase/aspartoacylase family protein produces MVTIGTASARPGEVDTGRLAVGETRDGSAFGLPVAVVNGEKPGKTLYIQAASDGDELNGVGVVQRVVPRLDPAELSGTVLVVGIVNYHGFQVAEHRNPIDGVKTNRTYPGHESGSSSERISAATYEVAKRADLVLDLHQGSTSRMLNEVRVRCGRRHRLHDACLELAKVFGCGYILDMKGPSGQLARVAPDDGIPTVDPELGGCVGWDETSIRLGVRGVFNVLRYYDFLGADADLEPQTKAAGFEYYTSPAGGLISFAVELGDRVRRGDTLFEVTTPFGEPKATVTAASGGVFWRSRRLPQAATGEYVCSVGTGISRY; encoded by the coding sequence ATGGTCACGATCGGGACAGCGAGCGCCCGTCCGGGAGAGGTCGACACCGGCCGTCTGGCGGTCGGCGAAACCCGGGACGGGAGCGCGTTCGGGCTCCCGGTCGCCGTCGTCAACGGCGAGAAGCCCGGCAAGACGCTGTACATCCAGGCCGCCAGCGACGGCGACGAACTGAACGGGGTCGGCGTCGTCCAGCGCGTCGTGCCGCGTCTGGACCCTGCGGAACTCTCGGGGACGGTGCTCGTCGTCGGAATCGTCAACTACCACGGCTTTCAGGTGGCCGAACACCGCAACCCGATAGACGGCGTGAAGACGAACCGAACCTACCCCGGCCACGAGAGCGGGAGTTCGAGCGAGCGAATCTCCGCAGCGACCTACGAGGTCGCGAAACGGGCCGACCTCGTGCTCGACCTCCACCAGGGGTCGACCAGCCGAATGCTGAACGAGGTTCGGGTTCGGTGCGGCCGCCGCCACCGTCTCCACGACGCGTGTCTCGAACTCGCCAAGGTGTTCGGGTGTGGCTACATACTCGACATGAAGGGACCGAGCGGACAACTCGCTCGCGTCGCACCCGACGACGGAATCCCGACCGTCGACCCCGAACTCGGCGGCTGTGTCGGGTGGGACGAGACGAGCATCCGACTCGGCGTTCGAGGCGTGTTCAACGTCCTGCGGTACTACGACTTTCTCGGGGCGGACGCCGACCTCGAACCCCAGACGAAGGCCGCGGGGTTCGAGTACTACACGTCGCCGGCCGGGGGACTGATCTCTTTCGCCGTCGAACTGGGCGACCGGGTCCGACGCGGAGACACGCTGTTCGAGGTCACGACCCCGTTCGGGGAGCCGAAAGCGACGGTGACGGCGGCGTCCGGCGGCGTGTTCTGGCGCAGTCGTCGGCTCCCACAGGCGGCGACGGGCGAGTACGTCTGCTCCGTC
- a CDS encoding FAD-binding protein — protein sequence MVDSLDELVAELDVDAERALETLRRYDDACDPDEFDPHVLDGNATTGIRPPKSNWAIGLREPPYSAYAVTGGITFAFGGVEITPGAEVVDTRGRVIPGLYAAGNSTGGLFYDNYPGGTGLMNAAVFGKVAAEHVDDYLAAR from the coding sequence GTGGTCGACTCGCTCGACGAACTGGTCGCCGAACTCGACGTCGACGCCGAACGCGCCCTGGAAACGCTGCGCCGCTACGACGACGCCTGCGACCCCGACGAGTTCGACCCGCACGTCCTCGACGGGAACGCGACGACCGGGATTCGCCCGCCGAAGTCGAACTGGGCGATCGGTCTCAGAGAGCCGCCGTACTCCGCCTACGCGGTCACCGGCGGCATCACGTTCGCCTTCGGCGGCGTCGAGATCACACCCGGCGCGGAGGTCGTCGACACCCGTGGTCGCGTTATCCCTGGGCTGTACGCCGCGGGGAACTCGACCGGCGGGCTCTTCTACGACAACTACCCCGGCGGGACTGGGCTGATGAACGCGGCCGTCTTCGGAAAGGTCGCGGCCGAGCACGTGGACGACTACCTCGCGGCGCGGTGA
- a CDS encoding MBL fold metallo-hydrolase produces MPVEIVEDVYDITCLDEPEGKRFRAFLFTAGTPTLFDTGLERTTDALVEGIAEVGVKPERVVITHGDGDHIGGFDHVVEAFDVETWVPEGLDVETEHEPDNRYGDGDRIGRFTAIHLPGHEPENHGLIDEDAGIVVLGDALSGADQRGLPAGYFHLPPAVYSQDLNLAEESLERLLAYEFEVGLVYHGSSVTEDARAKVGRYVEFPGK; encoded by the coding sequence ATGCCTGTCGAAATCGTGGAAGACGTGTACGACATCACGTGCCTGGACGAACCCGAGGGGAAGCGGTTCCGTGCGTTCCTGTTCACGGCGGGGACGCCGACGCTGTTCGATACAGGACTGGAACGGACCACCGACGCGCTCGTCGAGGGAATCGCCGAGGTCGGAGTGAAGCCGGAACGGGTCGTGATCACCCACGGTGACGGCGACCACATCGGCGGGTTCGACCACGTCGTCGAGGCGTTCGACGTGGAGACGTGGGTTCCCGAGGGACTCGACGTCGAGACCGAACACGAACCGGACAACCGGTACGGAGACGGGGACCGGATCGGCCGGTTCACCGCCATCCACCTGCCCGGACACGAACCCGAGAATCACGGTCTCATCGACGAGGACGCGGGAATCGTGGTGCTCGGCGACGCCCTCTCGGGAGCGGACCAGCGGGGACTCCCAGCCGGCTACTTCCACCTCCCGCCGGCCGTCTACTCACAGGACCTGAACCTCGCCGAGGAGAGTCTCGAACGGCTCTTGGCGTACGAGTTCGAGGTCGGCCTCGTCTACCACGGGTCGTCGGTCACCGAGGACGCGCGGGCGAAGGTCGGTCGGTACGTCGAGTTCCCGGGGAAGTAA
- a CDS encoding aldehyde ferredoxin oxidoreductase family protein yields the protein MLRITGELLTVDVGERTWETTRIDDELRSFIGGRGVAVKLAHDRIPFDADPLGAANRVYLSTGPLQASRMSFTGRMNATAVSPLTDGLVSTNAGGFLSRNFVEAGYPCVEIVGESDELLAVHVTDEEVTFESVPELAGATVSETSAAMTERHGFGGDHLVTVGPAGENRVRYAALMTSDSRAFGRGGLGAVLGAKNVKTVSFTGDAEVDVSLPDGDVADEIHRQAATEDHIMKRQGTTSGVDLKNELFSLPTKYFERMSFDEGVEGINGAAVESKKYRRGTCSMCAFACKLPTRDEARGVETEGPEYETVFSFGSNLLVDDVVSVMKSNELCDELGLDTISAGVTIGAYLASEERFGDSTLIHDLVEKIARREGVGDLLAEGVDRAHETLGVTNWTSKGLEFPGHDGRVLHGRALGYATSNRGADHMYSKIHNLEYEGRIHPEGLDGKASIVADLEDLKAVNDSAVICKFSRGAMSDERYERLFGTEYDRLLERGRAVVELERHFNNQRGFDRSDDVLPYEIDGLERALDEYYAYRGWTADGVVPDENVV from the coding sequence ATGCTCCGAATTACCGGGGAACTGCTCACCGTAGACGTGGGTGAGCGGACCTGGGAAACCACACGGATCGACGACGAGTTACGGTCGTTCATCGGCGGTCGAGGCGTCGCAGTGAAACTCGCACACGATCGGATCCCGTTCGACGCGGACCCGCTGGGGGCGGCGAACCGAGTGTACCTCTCGACGGGGCCGCTCCAGGCCTCGCGGATGAGTTTCACCGGACGGATGAACGCGACGGCGGTCTCTCCACTGACCGACGGACTGGTGTCGACGAACGCCGGGGGGTTTCTGTCGCGGAACTTCGTCGAGGCGGGCTACCCGTGCGTCGAAATCGTCGGCGAGAGCGACGAACTCCTCGCGGTCCACGTGACGGACGAGGAGGTGACTTTCGAGTCGGTCCCCGAACTCGCGGGTGCTACGGTCAGTGAGACGTCGGCGGCGATGACGGAACGCCACGGTTTCGGGGGAGACCACCTGGTGACGGTCGGACCGGCGGGCGAGAACCGCGTCCGCTACGCCGCCCTGATGACCTCCGACTCGCGGGCGTTCGGCCGTGGCGGCCTCGGCGCGGTGCTCGGGGCGAAGAACGTCAAGACCGTCTCGTTCACCGGCGACGCAGAGGTGGACGTCTCGCTTCCCGACGGGGACGTCGCCGACGAGATTCACCGGCAGGCGGCGACCGAAGACCACATCATGAAGCGACAGGGGACGACGAGCGGCGTCGACCTCAAGAACGAACTGTTCTCCCTGCCGACGAAGTACTTCGAACGGATGTCGTTCGACGAAGGCGTCGAGGGGATAAACGGGGCGGCCGTCGAGTCGAAGAAGTACAGACGCGGGACGTGTTCGATGTGTGCGTTCGCGTGTAAGCTCCCGACGCGGGACGAAGCGCGAGGCGTCGAAACGGAGGGTCCCGAGTACGAGACGGTGTTCTCGTTCGGGAGCAACCTCCTCGTCGACGACGTCGTCTCCGTGATGAAGTCGAACGAACTGTGTGACGAACTCGGCCTCGACACCATCAGCGCCGGGGTCACTATCGGCGCGTACCTCGCGTCCGAAGAGCGGTTCGGCGACTCGACGCTGATCCACGACCTGGTCGAGAAAATCGCCCGCCGTGAGGGAGTCGGCGACCTGCTCGCGGAGGGCGTCGACCGGGCCCACGAGACGCTCGGCGTGACCAACTGGACGTCGAAGGGGCTGGAGTTCCCCGGCCACGACGGGCGCGTGCTCCACGGACGCGCGCTCGGCTACGCCACCTCGAACCGGGGCGCGGACCACATGTACTCGAAGATCCACAACCTGGAGTACGAGGGACGGATACACCCGGAGGGGCTCGACGGGAAAGCATCGATCGTCGCCGACCTCGAAGATCTGAAGGCCGTGAACGACTCGGCGGTGATCTGTAAGTTCTCACGGGGCGCGATGAGCGACGAACGCTACGAACGACTGTTCGGGACGGAGTACGACCGACTACTCGAACGCGGGCGAGCGGTCGTCGAACTCGAACGACACTTCAACAACCAGCGCGGGTTCGACCGGAGCGACGACGTTCTCCCGTACGAGATCGACGGACTGGAGCGCGCTCTCGACGAGTACTACGCCTACCGCGGCTGGACGGCCGACGGTGTCGTGCCGGACGAGAACGTGGTGTGA
- a CDS encoding IclR family transcriptional regulator, whose protein sequence is MNRKRPSETLSTIERGFEVARALRELGGARVTELAEELDMAPSTAHKYLATLAKERFVVKEGDVYHVGLEFLDLGTYAKNRKKGYRLSIPKVREISEETGERAQFVVEEYGRGIYLHTEASEARAVLTDRHAGIRRYLHSSAAGKAILANLPDHRIDEIIDEHGLPAETEHTITDREHLLDELDQIRESNVAYNNEESVEGLRAVGVPVRGADGFVLGSLSVSGPSNRLKGPLYREEIPDLLLGHANEIELNIRYS, encoded by the coding sequence ATGAATCGTAAACGACCGAGCGAAACCCTCTCGACCATCGAACGGGGGTTCGAGGTGGCTCGAGCGTTACGCGAGTTGGGGGGTGCACGTGTGACCGAACTGGCCGAGGAGTTGGACATGGCACCGAGCACCGCTCACAAGTACCTGGCGACCCTGGCCAAGGAGCGATTCGTCGTCAAGGAGGGCGACGTGTACCACGTGGGACTGGAGTTCCTCGACCTGGGGACGTACGCGAAGAACCGGAAGAAGGGGTACCGACTCAGTATCCCGAAGGTCAGAGAGATCTCCGAGGAGACCGGCGAGCGCGCGCAGTTCGTCGTCGAGGAGTACGGCCGCGGGATCTACCTCCACACCGAGGCCTCGGAGGCGCGGGCCGTCCTGACGGATAGACACGCCGGCATCCGCCGGTACCTCCACTCGAGCGCGGCCGGCAAGGCGATCCTCGCGAACCTCCCGGACCACCGTATCGACGAGATCATCGACGAGCACGGACTGCCCGCCGAGACCGAGCACACGATCACGGACCGGGAGCACCTCCTCGACGAACTCGACCAGATTCGCGAGTCGAACGTCGCGTACAACAACGAGGAGTCGGTCGAGGGACTCCGCGCCGTCGGCGTTCCGGTCCGGGGCGCCGACGGATTCGTCCTCGGTTCGCTCAGCGTCTCCGGCCCGAGCAACCGCCTGAAGGGACCGCTGTACCGAGAGGAGATACCCGACCTCCTCCTCGGTCACGCGAACGAGATCGAACTCAACATCAGGTACTCCTGA
- a CDS encoding amidase, translating into MRDLLRRVSGEDVRRLADLYRFDVSRDESTALASAVNDRLDDELDRLYEIPVDDSVANPGERTWREPTDPYNALSVACHVPPTPGHGELLADTTLGLKDLIAVAGVPMQCGSAVMQGFVPSGDATVTARLRAAGATITAKTNLDEFAGGGRGRSFRGLVRNPVDAERIAGGSSGGSAAAVAADIVDAALGTDTGGSIRKPAAFCELVGLKPTYGLVPLTGVVENTYTLDHVGPIASTVEDAATVLEAIAGTDSADPASMAAAGDEQYQTGGYRDAVRSPPPVSDLRLGVATQGLDDDIDETVAARHRHALDELEDAGATLTEVALPFLDQVKHVKNVLSYVELAAYWRDGGAAVRRGGVQNTADHLGFARRARTANGELNEFYRGRLLTGARLATAHDGRHYVRALAARETVREELGARLDGVDAVLTPTVPRLAPLVEDARDSGVDYDGVEGAQYGFGRYTKIANVSGAPALTLPNRVDAGPAVGLQLLGSRFDEATLLGVARSVVEALSTARNP; encoded by the coding sequence ATGCGCGACCTGCTCAGACGAGTCTCCGGCGAGGACGTTCGGCGACTGGCCGACCTGTACCGCTTCGACGTGAGCCGAGACGAGTCGACCGCACTGGCGTCGGCCGTGAACGACCGACTCGACGACGAACTCGACCGCCTCTACGAGATTCCCGTCGACGACTCGGTGGCGAATCCGGGCGAGCGAACCTGGCGCGAACCGACGGACCCGTACAACGCACTCAGCGTCGCGTGTCACGTCCCGCCGACCCCGGGACACGGCGAACTGCTCGCCGACACGACGCTCGGCTTGAAAGACCTCATCGCCGTCGCCGGCGTCCCGATGCAGTGTGGGTCGGCCGTGATGCAGGGGTTCGTCCCGAGCGGGGACGCGACGGTGACGGCGCGACTCAGGGCGGCCGGTGCGACGATCACCGCGAAGACGAACCTCGACGAGTTCGCGGGCGGCGGGCGCGGGCGGTCGTTCCGCGGCCTCGTCCGCAACCCCGTCGACGCGGAACGGATCGCCGGCGGGTCGTCCGGCGGGAGCGCCGCTGCCGTCGCCGCAGACATCGTCGACGCCGCGCTCGGCACCGACACCGGCGGGTCGATCCGGAAACCGGCGGCGTTCTGCGAACTCGTCGGGCTGAAGCCGACGTACGGTCTCGTCCCCCTCACCGGCGTGGTGGAGAACACGTACACGCTCGACCACGTCGGCCCGATCGCGTCGACCGTCGAGGACGCCGCGACTGTACTCGAAGCCATCGCCGGCACGGACAGTGCCGACCCTGCCAGCATGGCCGCGGCGGGCGACGAACAGTATCAGACCGGCGGGTACCGCGACGCCGTTCGGTCGCCGCCGCCGGTGTCGGACCTGCGTCTCGGCGTCGCGACGCAGGGACTCGACGACGACATCGACGAGACCGTCGCCGCGAGACACCGACACGCCCTCGACGAACTCGAGGATGCAGGAGCGACACTGACCGAAGTCGCGCTTCCGTTTCTCGACCAAGTCAAACACGTCAAGAACGTCCTGAGCTACGTCGAACTCGCCGCCTACTGGCGTGACGGCGGTGCTGCCGTCCGACGCGGTGGCGTCCAGAACACGGCGGACCACCTCGGGTTCGCCCGACGGGCCCGCACCGCGAACGGCGAACTCAACGAGTTCTACCGGGGTCGCCTCCTCACCGGGGCTCGCCTCGCCACGGCGCACGACGGTCGCCACTACGTCAGGGCGCTCGCCGCCAGGGAGACGGTTCGCGAGGAACTCGGGGCGCGACTCGACGGCGTCGACGCGGTTCTGACGCCGACCGTCCCGCGTCTGGCCCCGCTCGTCGAGGACGCGCGCGACTCCGGCGTCGATTACGACGGCGTCGAAGGCGCGCAGTACGGCTTCGGCCGGTACACGAAGATAGCCAACGTGTCGGGCGCGCCCGCCCTCACGCTACCTAACCGGGTCGACGCGGGACCGGCGGTCGGACTCCAACTGCTCGGTTCCCGGTTCGACGAGGCGACCCTCCTCGGCGTCGCTCGGTCCGTCGTCGAGGCGCTTTCGACCGCACGGAACCCGTAA
- a CDS encoding MmgE/PrpD family protein, with product MTTTADFADFIDATEYDDLSEEVVEGIKKRILDSIGIALGSIGDEPVEIVRETVRELDPEGGACGIWGSDETASPPEAAMMNTALIRYLDYMDALLLPGETPHPSDNVGAAIASAEYADCSGEDLITGVGIAYEVHGEMADKAPGRDIGWDHIHVTFGSTAAACKLMGLDYEGIRNAVGIATAAYNPLRVTRTGEISMWKGIASANLARNAVYTTMLAKNGMEGPVDAFEGQKGWKEIVQERDFQVEFTPCERILEVMTKKYMAGTHAQTAIEGLLELLERDDIDPHDIEQLHLVTYESAKHVMGGGEGDRHVPKNREQADHSIPYTLAAAALDGQLMKEQYEQERITRDDVRELMGKMTVEGSAELTERFEAGEQPYNITVTTADGSEHRIEKTAFEGHPTNPMSWEQLEEKFHGIAKDAFPESHRNEIVETVRNLEQYETSDLTALLNARS from the coding sequence ATGACCACGACAGCCGACTTCGCAGATTTCATCGACGCGACCGAGTACGACGACCTCTCCGAGGAGGTCGTCGAGGGGATCAAGAAACGGATCCTCGACTCGATCGGCATCGCCCTCGGATCGATCGGCGACGAACCGGTCGAAATCGTCCGCGAGACGGTCCGCGAACTCGACCCCGAGGGAGGCGCGTGCGGTATCTGGGGCTCCGACGAGACGGCCTCGCCCCCCGAGGCGGCGATGATGAACACGGCGCTGATCCGCTATCTGGACTACATGGACGCGCTGTTGCTCCCCGGGGAGACGCCGCACCCAAGCGACAACGTCGGTGCCGCCATCGCCAGCGCGGAGTACGCCGACTGCTCCGGGGAGGACCTCATCACCGGCGTCGGCATCGCGTACGAGGTGCACGGCGAGATGGCCGACAAAGCCCCGGGCCGTGACATCGGCTGGGACCACATCCACGTGACGTTCGGGTCGACCGCCGCGGCGTGTAAGCTCATGGGCCTCGACTACGAAGGGATTCGGAACGCGGTCGGTATCGCGACGGCGGCTTACAACCCGCTCCGCGTGACGCGCACCGGCGAGATATCGATGTGGAAGGGAATCGCGTCGGCGAACCTCGCGCGCAACGCGGTGTACACGACGATGCTCGCGAAGAACGGCATGGAGGGCCCCGTCGACGCGTTCGAGGGGCAGAAAGGCTGGAAGGAGATCGTCCAAGAGCGCGACTTCCAGGTCGAGTTCACGCCGTGTGAACGGATCCTCGAAGTCATGACGAAGAAGTACATGGCCGGCACGCACGCCCAGACGGCCATCGAGGGCCTGCTGGAACTGCTCGAACGCGACGATATCGACCCCCACGACATCGAACAGCTTCACCTGGTGACCTACGAGAGCGCGAAGCACGTCATGGGCGGCGGCGAGGGCGACCGCCACGTGCCGAAGAACCGCGAGCAGGCGGACCACAGCATCCCCTACACGCTCGCGGCGGCCGCCCTCGACGGGCAACTGATGAAAGAACAGTACGAACAGGAGCGCATCACCCGCGACGACGTCCGCGAGTTGATGGGGAAGATGACCGTCGAGGGGAGCGCCGAACTCACCGAGCGGTTCGAGGCGGGCGAACAGCCGTACAACATCACCGTCACGACGGCGGACGGGAGCGAACACCGCATCGAGAAGACCGCGTTCGAGGGGCACCCGACGAACCCGATGTCCTGGGAGCAACTGGAGGAGAAGTTCCACGGCATCGCCAAAGACGCGTTCCCCGAATCGCACCGGAACGAAATCGTCGAGACGGTCAGGAACCTCGAACAGTACGAGACGAGCGACCTCACGGCGTTGCTGAACGCCCGGTCGTAG
- a CDS encoding MmgE/PrpD family protein codes for MTIAREFAEYCVDLSVDDLHDETVEYTKGLLLDTLGTTVGGYHWSDSADVMVGAGRALHGTRGPEGTATVLATGDRLSPADAALVNGALSHSLDYDNRHSPGSLHIGSSVVTAALAAAETADADGETLLRALVAGYDVTARLGMACNPRSSHERGFHPTGTCGTFGATAAVGVVYGLASDELVSAFAVNGSQASGSYQCSITGGWNKRIHPGLAARNAFVAVALATNGFEGPPDPIEGDLGFLQAYADRPAPERATAGLGDVYEAARTKIKPYPVGTFAHVPLALLIDLATEEELAPDDVESIVVELPTSGAAMFGRSEGDAHPTSSAEAQFDMPFSAALAVVYREAGLSAFEAALSDDRPAAFDRVMDVTTTVASDELEAYLPELYPARVTVETATESYELFREWVQGEPDHPMTWDDLERKVADLVPALDADDRRRLVGRVRDLESTTGRELVDLLRTAG; via the coding sequence ATGACGATTGCACGCGAGTTCGCCGAGTACTGCGTCGACCTGTCGGTCGACGACCTCCACGACGAGACCGTCGAGTACACGAAAGGGCTTCTCCTGGACACGCTCGGAACGACCGTCGGGGGCTACCACTGGTCGGACTCGGCCGACGTGATGGTCGGTGCCGGTCGGGCCCTCCACGGGACACGGGGGCCGGAGGGAACCGCGACGGTGCTGGCGACCGGCGACCGCCTGTCGCCCGCGGACGCCGCGCTGGTCAACGGGGCGCTCTCACACAGCCTCGACTACGACAACCGACACTCCCCCGGGAGCCTCCACATCGGTTCCTCGGTCGTCACAGCCGCGTTGGCGGCCGCAGAGACGGCCGACGCGGACGGCGAAACCCTCCTCCGTGCGCTCGTCGCCGGCTACGACGTCACCGCCCGCCTCGGCATGGCCTGCAACCCGCGCTCCTCGCACGAACGCGGCTTCCACCCGACGGGGACGTGCGGAACGTTCGGCGCCACCGCCGCCGTCGGCGTCGTCTACGGCCTCGCTTCCGACGAACTCGTCTCGGCGTTCGCCGTCAACGGCAGCCAGGCGAGCGGGTCCTACCAGTGCAGCATCACCGGCGGGTGGAACAAACGGATCCACCCGGGACTGGCCGCGAGAAACGCCTTCGTCGCCGTCGCCCTCGCCACGAACGGGTTCGAGGGGCCACCCGACCCTATCGAGGGCGACCTCGGCTTCCTGCAGGCGTACGCCGACAGGCCCGCGCCCGAACGGGCGACAGCGGGTCTCGGCGACGTGTACGAGGCGGCCCGGACGAAGATCAAGCCGTACCCCGTCGGGACGTTCGCGCACGTCCCCCTCGCGCTGCTGATCGACCTGGCCACCGAGGAGGAACTCGCCCCCGACGACGTCGAGTCCATCGTCGTCGAACTGCCGACCTCCGGCGCGGCGATGTTCGGGCGTAGCGAGGGCGACGCCCACCCGACCTCGTCCGCGGAGGCGCAGTTCGACATGCCCTTCTCGGCGGCGCTCGCCGTCGTCTATCGCGAGGCCGGACTCTCCGCGTTCGAGGCGGCGCTCTCCGACGACCGCCCCGCCGCGTTCGACCGCGTGATGGACGTCACGACGACGGTCGCGAGCGACGAACTCGAAGCGTACCTCCCGGAACTGTACCCCGCCCGCGTCACGGTCGAGACCGCGACCGAGTCGTACGAACTGTTCCGCGAGTGGGTCCAGGGCGAACCCGACCACCCGATGACGTGGGACGACCTCGAACGCAAGGTCGCCGACCTCGTCCCGGCGCTCGACGCGGACGACCGCCGTCGCCTCGTCGGTCGCGTCCGCGACCTCGAATCGACCACGGGACGCGAACTCGTCGACCTGCTCCGTACCGCCGGCTGA
- a CDS encoding MmgE/PrpD family protein: MNETVALARFVEETSLTDVPDDVRQKAKEAITDLVGVAVYGSYHEVGERVASYVDATFAEGTATVFGRGDASPPGAALANASFGHAVDFDDTFESIVIHPTSPVFSAALAVGEQVDATGPEVLTAYVVGVEAAYRTGHSTYPEHYENGWHSTGTVGTFGATAAAASVMGLPTEQVRHAFGIAASGSSALKKNFGTMTKPLHSGHAAQMGVRAATLAAEGFTADPSVFEGKIGYGTVMTPGGTYDPDELTEDLGETWAVMDIGYKPYPSGVITHAAMDALREIVVDHDLEPEDVETVTVALDDAASEMLHHANPETGLEAKFSIEFCLASVLLERDPGIHEFTDEYVTAPATREQTRKVTRAFEENLFGGNYANYAARVEVTTVEGERLSNEMIHAPGSPNNPLSEERLRAKFDECARDVLSDADADDAYEAIMDLESDDAVDRLTDAVSA, encoded by the coding sequence GTGAACGAGACAGTAGCGTTAGCACGATTCGTCGAAGAGACATCTCTCACGGACGTTCCGGACGACGTTCGGCAGAAGGCGAAGGAAGCGATCACGGACCTCGTCGGAGTCGCCGTCTACGGATCGTACCACGAGGTCGGGGAACGGGTCGCGTCGTACGTCGACGCGACGTTCGCCGAGGGGACCGCTACGGTGTTCGGCCGTGGCGACGCGAGTCCACCCGGTGCGGCGCTGGCGAACGCCTCGTTCGGCCACGCCGTCGACTTCGACGACACGTTCGAATCGATCGTCATCCATCCGACGTCGCCGGTGTTCTCGGCCGCACTCGCGGTCGGCGAACAGGTCGACGCGACCGGGCCGGAGGTGCTCACTGCGTACGTCGTCGGGGTGGAGGCGGCCTATCGAACCGGACACAGCACGTATCCGGAGCACTACGAGAACGGGTGGCACAGCACCGGAACCGTCGGGACGTTCGGCGCGACGGCGGCGGCCGCCTCCGTGATGGGCCTCCCGACGGAACAGGTCCGCCACGCGTTCGGTATCGCCGCGTCGGGGTCGTCCGCGCTCAAGAAGAACTTCGGGACGATGACGAAGCCGCTCCACTCGGGACACGCGGCGCAGATGGGAGTCCGCGCGGCGACGCTCGCCGCCGAGGGCTTCACCGCCGACCCCAGCGTGTTCGAGGGGAAGATCGGATACGGCACCGTGATGACGCCCGGCGGAACGTACGACCCCGACGAACTCACCGAGGACCTCGGTGAGACCTGGGCGGTCATGGACATCGGTTACAAGCCGTACCCCTCGGGCGTCATCACCCACGCCGCGATGGACGCACTCAGAGAAATCGTCGTCGACCACGACCTCGAACCAGAAGACGTCGAAACCGTCACCGTCGCACTGGACGACGCGGCGTCGGAGATGCTCCACCACGCGAACCCCGAGACCGGGCTGGAGGCGAAGTTCTCCATCGAGTTCTGTCTCGCGTCCGTGCTCCTCGAACGGGACCCCGGCATCCACGAGTTCACCGACGAGTACGTCACCGCGCCGGCGACGCGCGAACAGACGCGGAAGGTGACGCGCGCGTTCGAGGAGAACCTCTTCGGCGGGAACTACGCGAACTACGCCGCGCGCGTCGAGGTGACGACCGTCGAGGGCGAGCGGCTCTCGAACGAGATGATCCACGCGCCTGGCTCGCCGAACAACCCCCTCTCCGAGGAGCGTCTCCGGGCGAAGTTCGACGAGTGTGCGCGTGACGTCCTCTCCGACGCGGACGCCGACGACGCGTACGAGGCCATCATGGACCTCGAATCGGACGACGCGGTCGACCGCCTGACCGACGCGGTAAGCGCGTAA